Proteins found in one Triticum urartu cultivar G1812 chromosome 4, Tu2.1, whole genome shotgun sequence genomic segment:
- the LOC125552361 gene encoding anaphase-promoting complex subunit 6, whose amino-acid sequence MLDTKFGFPPSSPAAAPPSRAPATGAAPNLKRRRREGEGDAGADADMREEAVERLRGVVRDSVGKHLYTSAIFLADKVAAATGDPADVYMLAQALFLGRHFRRALHVLNNSRLLRDLRFRFLAAKCLEELKEWHQCLMMLGDAKVDEHGNVLDQDDGSDIYFDKDAEDHEINIKSAICFLRGKAYEALDNRDLARQWYKAAVKVDPLCYEALECLVDNYMLTCEEESELLASLKFGKEDGWLSAFYSCLIRKHEKEYVVEAKFKELERESCSISSSSGQMMKNNIDVLACKAEYYHQSGEYQKCFELTSVLLERDPFHLKCTLVHLAAAMELGHSNDLYLLSCNLVKDYPQKAISWFAVGCYYYCIKKYDQARRYFGKATGLDGTFPPAWFGTGIAYAAQEEGDQAMAAFRTAARLFPGCHLPTLYMGMQYVRMHNFKLAEQFFMQAKSICPSDPLIYNELGVVAYNMKEYQNAVQWFELTLTHTSSSSNEMWEPTMVNLGHALRKLKQYKKAISYYEKALTFPTKTLSAFSGLAYTYQLMDDFEAAITYYHKALWLKPDDQFCTDMLTLALETSCQSTARRK is encoded by the exons ATGTTGGATACAAAATTCGGTTTCCCTCCCTCCTCCCCCGCAGCCGCGCCCCCATCCCGAGCCCCGGCCACAGGCGCAGCGCCGAATCTCAAGCGGAGGAGGCGAGAGGGCGAGGGCGACGCCGGCGCCGACGCGGACATGAGAGAGGAGGCGGTGGAGCGGCTGCGCGGGGTGGTGCGGGACAGCGTCGGGAAGCACCTCTACACGTCCGCCATCTTCCTCGCGGACAAGGTGGCCGCGGCCACGGGCGACCCCGCCGACGTCTACATGCTCGCGCAGGCGCTCTTCCTCGGCCGCCACTTCCGCCGCGCGCTCCACGTGCTCAACAACTCCCGCCTCCTCCGCGACCTGCGCTTCCGGTTCCTCGCCGCCAAGTGCCTC GAGGAATTGAAAGAATGGCACCAGTGTCTGATGATGCTTGGTGATGCCAAAGTTGACGAACATGGCAATGTTCTTGATCAGGATGATGGCAGTGACATCTATTTTGATAAGGACGCAGAAGATCACGAGATCAAT ATCAAATCAGCTATATGTTTCTTACGCGGCAAAGCGTATGAAGCACTGGATAATCGTGATCTTGCTCGGCAATG GTACAAGGCAGCAGTTAAAGTTGATCCGTTATGTTATGAG GCTCTCGAATGCCTTGTTGATAACTACATGTTAACGTGCGAGGAAG AATCTGAGTTATTGGCCTCTCTGAAATTCGGGAAAGAAGACGGGTGGCTGTCAGCATTCTACTCATGTTTGATTAGGAAG CATGAAAAAGAATATGTAGTGGAAGCAAAATTCAAGGAACTCGAACGCGAATCTTGCAGTATTTCTTCAAGTTCTGGTCAAATGATGAAAAATAACATCGATGTTTTGGCTTGCAAAGCTGAATACTACCATCAGAGTGGAGAATACCAAAAATGTTTTGAGCTCACATCTGT TTTACTTGAAAGGGATCCGTTTCATTTAAAATGCACATTAGTGCATTTGGCTGCTGCTATGGAGCTTGGgcattccaatgatctttatctCTTGTCATGCAATTTAGTGAAGGACTATCCTCAAAA AGCTATTTCCTGGTTTGCTGTGGGGTGCTATTACTACTGCATTAAGAAGTATGATCAAGCAAGGAGATACTTTGG CAAAGCTACAGGGTTAGATGGCACATTCCCTCCTGCTTGGTTTGGTACTGGTATTGCTTATGCTGCTCAAGAGGAGGGTGACCAGGCAATGGCTGCATTTAGGACAGCAGCTAGACTATTTCCTGG ATGTCATCTCCCTACTTTATACATGGGTATGCAATACGTGCGGATGCATAATTTCAAACTTGCGGAGCAG TTCTTCATGCAAGCGAAGTCCATTTGTCCATCGGATCCACTTATATATAACGAGCTGGGTGTTGTAGCTTATAATATGAAAGA GTATCAAAATGCAGTTCAGTGGTTTGAGTTAACCCTGACTCATACTTCATCGTCCTCGAATGAAATGTGGGAACCAACAATGGTGAATCTTGGACACGCACTGCGAAAACTGAA GCAATATAAAAAAGCAATATCATATTATGAAAAGGCGCTCACTTTTCCAACAAAAACTCTGAGCGCATTTTCTGGTCTTGCTTATACTTACCAACTTATG